The following proteins are encoded in a genomic region of Stutzerimonas balearica DSM 6083:
- a CDS encoding sigma-54-dependent transcriptional regulator yields the protein MTADDRLLLVEDDPALREALGDTLELAGYAYTAVANAEEALAALRSEHFALVISDVNMPGMDGHGLLRTLRERHPGVPMVLMTAFAQVERAVDAMREGALDYLVKPFEPSRLLDLLARYLDTACRPAQDSGPIACEPASRQLLALAARVARSDSTVLISGESGTGKEVLARYIHVCSARAEQPFVAINCAAIPDSMLEATLFGHEKGAFTGALHSQPGKFEQANGGTLLLDEISEMPLALQAKLLRVLQEREVERVGGRRPITLDIRVLATTNRDIQGEVAAGRFREDLYYRLSVFPLRWAPLRERPADILPLAERLLARHAQRQGLGPARLSEQARRSLLEHAWPGNVRELDNAIQRALILQQGGVIEAADLFIDRPGEAHGRPAMPAVGGETDEPSGALNDDLRHREYRLILDTLRAERGRRKETAERLGISPRTLRYKLAQMREAGLDIDGSLFG from the coding sequence ATGACCGCTGATGATCGGTTGTTGCTGGTCGAAGACGATCCCGCATTGCGCGAGGCGCTGGGCGACACGCTCGAGCTGGCCGGCTACGCGTACACCGCAGTCGCGAACGCCGAGGAGGCACTGGCGGCGCTGCGGTCGGAACACTTTGCCCTGGTGATCAGCGACGTGAACATGCCGGGAATGGACGGCCACGGACTGTTGCGTACTTTGCGCGAGCGGCATCCCGGCGTGCCGATGGTGCTGATGACCGCCTTCGCCCAGGTGGAGAGGGCGGTCGACGCGATGCGCGAAGGGGCGTTGGACTACCTGGTCAAACCCTTCGAACCCTCCAGGCTGCTCGATCTGCTGGCGCGCTACCTCGATACGGCGTGTCGGCCGGCACAGGACTCGGGCCCTATCGCCTGCGAGCCTGCCAGTCGGCAGTTGCTGGCTTTGGCCGCCCGCGTGGCACGCAGCGATTCCACCGTGTTGATCTCCGGCGAGTCCGGAACCGGCAAGGAAGTGCTGGCGCGCTATATCCACGTCTGCTCGGCGCGCGCTGAGCAGCCGTTCGTGGCGATCAACTGTGCCGCGATTCCGGATTCGATGCTCGAGGCCACCTTGTTCGGGCACGAAAAGGGCGCCTTCACGGGCGCCTTGCATTCTCAGCCTGGCAAGTTCGAACAGGCCAACGGTGGCACCTTGTTGCTGGACGAGATTTCCGAGATGCCGCTCGCGCTACAGGCGAAGCTTCTACGTGTTCTGCAGGAGCGCGAGGTGGAGCGGGTCGGTGGTCGGAGGCCGATTACCTTGGATATCCGCGTGCTGGCCACGACCAACCGGGACATTCAGGGCGAAGTGGCCGCTGGGCGCTTTCGCGAGGACCTCTATTACCGGCTGTCGGTATTTCCCCTGCGCTGGGCCCCGCTGCGAGAGCGGCCCGCGGATATTCTGCCCCTGGCCGAGCGCTTGCTGGCCAGGCACGCGCAGCGTCAGGGCCTGGGGCCGGCGCGTTTATCCGAGCAGGCGCGGCGCAGCCTGCTCGAGCACGCCTGGCCCGGCAACGTGCGGGAACTGGACAATGCCATTCAGCGTGCGCTGATCTTGCAGCAGGGCGGCGTGATCGAGGCGGCGGATCTGTTTATCGACCGGCCGGGAGAGGCGCACGGCAGGCCTGCCATGCCTGCCGTGGGGGGCGAGACTGACGAGCCATCCGGCGCACTGAATGATGATCTGCGCCACCGCGAATATCGGCTCATTCTCGACACCCTGCGTGCCGAACGCGGCCGGCGCAAGGAAACCGCCGAGCGCCTGGGCATCAGTCCGCGGACGCTGCGCTACAAGCTCGCACAGATGCGCGAGGCCGGGCTTGATATCGACGGCTCGCTGTTCGGCTGA
- a CDS encoding ATP-binding protein yields the protein MTESSGAVSTTAHHATTSPPVATPKERALDDLARLARQLDVSYGQVEARVAELTGQLEAASLLRQQEIAEKESLVRRHQSLLDLLPGGVVVIDGRGIVDEANPAALDLLGADLLGRLWRDVIAQRFAPRGDDGHEVSLRDGRRVAIATRSLESEPGQLVLLTDLTETRRLQEQLARHQRLSSLGRMVASLAHQVRTPLSAALIYASHLQQGALNPDQQSRFAGRLKARLEDMERQVRDMLVFARGDLPLTDRLTPTALLAALRSAAEPLLQGIEVRWQCDVAAGELLCNRDTLVGALCNLLDNARQAAGEPARLKVHVYRRRSVVRLCVSDNGMGIAPAVLARLGEPFFTTKASGTGLGLAVAMAVARAHHGELQVRSRLGRGTCVRLSLPLIAVQELADDR from the coding sequence TTGACGGAGTCGAGCGGAGCCGTGAGTACAACCGCCCACCACGCCACAACCAGTCCACCCGTTGCCACGCCGAAAGAGCGGGCGCTTGACGATCTGGCGCGCCTGGCCAGGCAGCTGGATGTCTCCTATGGCCAAGTCGAAGCGCGTGTCGCTGAGCTGACCGGCCAGCTCGAGGCTGCCAGCTTGCTGCGCCAGCAGGAGATCGCCGAGAAAGAAAGCCTTGTGCGAAGGCACCAGAGCCTTTTGGATCTGTTGCCCGGTGGGGTAGTGGTGATCGACGGACGCGGCATTGTCGACGAGGCCAATCCGGCTGCGCTGGACCTGTTGGGTGCCGATCTGCTCGGCCGCCTCTGGCGTGACGTTATCGCCCAGCGCTTCGCCCCTCGCGGCGACGATGGCCATGAGGTATCGCTGCGCGACGGACGGCGTGTTGCCATTGCCACGCGCTCGCTGGAGAGCGAGCCAGGGCAGCTGGTGCTGCTGACCGACCTCACGGAAACCCGCCGGCTGCAGGAGCAGCTTGCTCGGCACCAGCGCCTCTCGTCGCTGGGGCGCATGGTCGCTTCGCTCGCCCATCAGGTGCGGACGCCTCTGTCGGCCGCACTCATCTATGCCAGCCACCTGCAGCAGGGCGCGCTGAACCCCGACCAGCAAAGCCGTTTCGCCGGCCGACTGAAGGCCCGTCTCGAAGACATGGAGCGGCAGGTGCGCGACATGCTGGTCTTTGCCCGTGGCGACCTGCCGCTGACTGACCGGCTGACCCCCACAGCATTGCTCGCCGCACTGCGTTCAGCGGCCGAGCCTTTGCTCCAGGGCATCGAGGTGCGCTGGCAGTGCGACGTCGCGGCGGGCGAGCTGTTGTGCAATCGAGACACCCTTGTCGGTGCCCTGTGCAACTTGCTGGACAATGCCAGGCAGGCGGCCGGCGAGCCGGCGCGATTGAAAGTGCATGTCTACCGTCGCCGAAGTGTCGTGCGCCTGTGTGTGAGCGACAACGGGATGGGCATCGCGCCCGCCGTGCTGGCCCGTCTGGGCGAACCGTTCTTTACCACCAAGGCGAGCGGGACCGGGCTTGGTCTGGCTGTCGCCATGGCTGTCGCACGTGCGCATCACGGCGAACTTCAGGTGCGCTCACGGCTCGGGCGCGGGACCTGCGTGCGGTTATCCCTGCCGCTGATAGCGGTGCAGGAGCTTGCCGATGACCGCTGA
- a CDS encoding sigma-54 dependent transcriptional regulator, translating to MWRDTKILLIDDDCDRRRDMTVILNFLSEDHLACASDDWRRAVEGLESSGSILGVLVGQIDSKGGAAELLKQLGQWDEQLPLILLGEPAPADWPEDARRRVLTSLEMPPSYNKLLDSLHRAQIYREMTQAKGRGRQRETNLFRSLVGTSRAVQHVRQMMQQVADTEASVLILGESGTGKEVVARNLHYHSKRRQAPFVPVNCGAIPAELLESELFGHEKGAFTGAITARAGRFELAEGGTLFLDEIGDMPLPMQVKLLRVLQERTFERVGSNRTQQADVRIIAATHKDLEKMIEEGTFREDLYYRLNVFPIEMAPLRERVEDIPLLLNELISRMEHEKRGSIRFNSAAIMSLCRHDWPGNIRELANLVERMAIMHPYGVIGVMELPKKFRHVDDDDEQYASALQDEMEERAAINAPIAVADAHAMLPAEGLDLKEYLGNLEQGLIHQALEDAGGVVARAAERLRIRRTTLVEKMRKYGMNRRDDDIAE from the coding sequence ATGTGGCGTGATACCAAGATTTTGTTGATAGACGATGACTGCGATCGTCGGCGGGATATGACCGTCATCCTGAACTTCCTCAGCGAGGATCACCTGGCTTGCGCAAGCGACGACTGGCGTCGGGCCGTCGAAGGGCTTGAGTCGAGCGGCAGTATTCTCGGCGTGCTGGTCGGCCAGATCGACTCTAAGGGGGGCGCGGCCGAGTTGCTCAAGCAGCTGGGGCAGTGGGACGAACAACTGCCGTTGATCCTGCTTGGCGAGCCGGCCCCGGCCGATTGGCCAGAGGATGCGCGACGTCGTGTTCTTACCAGCCTGGAAATGCCACCGAGCTACAACAAGCTACTCGACTCCCTGCACCGCGCCCAGATCTATCGGGAGATGACCCAGGCGAAGGGGCGCGGGCGCCAGCGTGAAACCAATTTGTTCCGCAGCCTGGTCGGGACCAGTCGTGCCGTCCAGCATGTGCGGCAGATGATGCAGCAGGTCGCCGACACCGAGGCCAGCGTGCTGATCCTTGGTGAATCCGGCACTGGCAAAGAAGTCGTCGCGCGCAATCTGCACTATCACTCCAAGCGCCGGCAGGCGCCTTTTGTGCCGGTCAATTGCGGTGCGATCCCGGCCGAGCTGCTCGAAAGCGAACTGTTCGGTCATGAGAAAGGCGCCTTCACCGGGGCGATCACTGCGCGAGCCGGGCGTTTCGAATTGGCCGAAGGCGGCACGCTGTTTCTCGATGAGATCGGCGACATGCCGTTGCCGATGCAGGTCAAGCTGTTGCGCGTACTGCAGGAGCGGACGTTCGAGCGCGTCGGCAGCAACCGTACCCAGCAGGCGGACGTTCGCATTATCGCGGCGACCCACAAGGACCTGGAGAAGATGATCGAAGAGGGGACGTTCCGCGAGGACCTCTACTATCGATTGAATGTGTTCCCTATCGAAATGGCGCCCTTGCGCGAGCGGGTCGAAGACATACCGCTGCTGCTCAACGAACTCATTTCAAGGATGGAGCACGAGAAGCGCGGCTCCATTCGATTCAACTCAGCCGCAATCATGTCGCTGTGCCGTCACGACTGGCCGGGCAACATCCGCGAGCTGGCCAACCTCGTCGAGCGCATGGCGATCATGCATCCGTACGGCGTCATCGGCGTCATGGAACTGCCGAAGAAATTCCGCCATGTCGATGACGACGACGAGCAATACGCCAGCGCCTTGCAGGACGAAATGGAGGAGCGGGCAGCGATCAACGCGCCCATCGCCGTCGCTGATGCCCACGCGATGCTGCCGGCCGAAGGCCTCGACCTCAAGGAATACCTGGGCAACCTCGAACAGGGCCTGATTCACCAGGCGCTCGAGGATGCCGGTGGCGTGGTTGCGCGTGCTGCCGAGCGTCTGCGCATCCGGCGGACCACCCTGGTCGAAAAGATGCGCAAGTACGGGATGAATCGCCGCGACGACGACATCGCCGAGTGA
- a CDS encoding flagellar assembly protein FliT, with the protein MNASVKRLEETGSALRNALAEQDWAAISVLDRECRLAVEEAMHEPQRDEALVRQSMQALLELYRDLVSTCQAERHRIASELLQLNQSKQGAKVYQLFG; encoded by the coding sequence ATGAATGCTTCCGTCAAACGTCTCGAGGAAACCGGCAGCGCCTTGCGCAATGCACTGGCGGAACAGGACTGGGCGGCCATCAGTGTGCTCGATCGGGAATGCCGGCTGGCGGTCGAAGAAGCCATGCACGAGCCGCAGCGCGATGAGGCGCTGGTGCGTCAAAGCATGCAGGCTCTGCTCGAGCTCTACCGTGATCTGGTTTCAACCTGCCAGGCCGAGCGGCACCGGATCGCGTCGGAACTGCTCCAACTGAATCAGTCCAAACAGGGCGCCAAGGTGTACCAGCTCTTCGGTTGA